The following coding sequences are from one Haloplasma contractile SSD-17B window:
- a CDS encoding WG repeat-containing protein: MCKKSVFSDELKYFMPEEAELIEVTEHKKNDKPSDDATKALETILNIPLIKEADLDGDGEKEIVGAYKVNNISFIIVIKLIENNYYKIADFEGDYDDISYLNVAPITKSDKDNLVIGYNEDDSNKLSVLDFKTDGTINEIVDHDLYFDDICIDNLTCYRNKDDQSKPNEIAMWKTNARGKEQLSVYRYKKGKLVLALDAYNHYKDKRQTRTAKNTGNDSVTDALDSLDLIEPYEKKDILGKDKKELLCTSEETISEMKDSVKTRENRDNHLYPARQKTKKGIKWGYINNQGKFEIKPTYETAFDFDESGLAVVQKERNWGVINKKGNFVIKPKFQGLSPFIEKRAVAIDKEGFNLINLEGKVLTNRAYDYMNPPSNERVLVTVKGNGAQFDYGYLDMQGEEVIPPQFDMATDFHNQKAIVRVDKNTFALIDKQGNTLHQYNGFYIGELNNNRLVYQKEQGSPFGYLNEKGDVAIKPQFKMGFPFVDQVAIVAVQEGERRYLGVIDKQGNYVLKPEYNDMFPLYKNRLAVGKARDPKRPYLGSKYAIADTSGNMLTDYKFSNVTPFEEKYASAYDEQQTYFINKQGKKVSSLPVLEGTGYLSFANSLILAEIDNRMLYLDKDGTIVWEQKSTIDISQDVRVKDEKFKHSKDHIVYYPQFKGMDNKKVQENMNNRLQKLGVVKRNQNQFEEYDYNYYSDYSVISVNNDLVELEFNSYNLVNGQQRGVPFRYNAHVDIGTGKFYELSDLFKPESDYVTKISKEIKEQIEFAGDALGIYKEAYKGIDFNQPFYIDGEDLYIYFYIYSIAPKDAGYPTFRIPLSKLDDIIDHKGDFYAALKGYRVL; this comes from the coding sequence CGAGTGATGATGCGACTAAGGCTTTAGAGACCATTTTAAACATCCCCTTAATAAAGGAAGCAGATTTGGATGGGGATGGGGAAAAGGAGATAGTTGGTGCCTATAAAGTAAACAACATTAGTTTTATTATTGTCATAAAATTAATCGAAAATAACTATTATAAAATTGCTGACTTTGAAGGCGATTACGATGATATCTCTTACTTGAATGTAGCTCCAATCACAAAATCAGATAAAGATAATTTAGTAATCGGTTATAACGAAGATGATTCTAATAAACTCTCAGTATTGGATTTTAAAACTGATGGTACAATTAACGAGATTGTTGATCATGATTTATATTTTGATGATATTTGCATCGATAATTTGACCTGTTATCGTAATAAAGATGATCAATCAAAGCCAAATGAAATTGCAATGTGGAAAACAAATGCAAGAGGTAAGGAACAACTAAGTGTCTATCGTTATAAAAAGGGAAAACTTGTACTTGCATTAGATGCCTATAATCATTATAAAGATAAACGACAGACAAGAACAGCTAAAAATACAGGAAATGATTCGGTAACCGATGCACTAGATTCCTTAGACTTAATCGAACCCTATGAAAAAAAAGATATTTTAGGAAAAGATAAGAAGGAGTTATTATGTACCTCAGAAGAGACTATTTCTGAAATGAAAGACAGTGTAAAAACACGTGAGAATAGGGATAACCATCTATATCCTGCTAGACAAAAAACAAAAAAGGGTATTAAATGGGGATATATAAATAATCAGGGTAAATTTGAAATAAAACCAACTTATGAAACAGCCTTTGACTTTGATGAATCTGGTTTAGCAGTTGTTCAGAAAGAACGTAATTGGGGTGTCATTAATAAGAAAGGAAACTTCGTGATCAAGCCAAAGTTTCAAGGATTGTCACCGTTTATAGAGAAGCGAGCAGTTGCAATTGACAAAGAAGGATTTAATCTGATTAATCTAGAGGGTAAAGTATTAACAAACCGAGCTTATGATTACATGAATCCTCCTTCGAATGAACGGGTGCTTGTTACAGTAAAGGGAAATGGTGCACAGTTTGATTATGGTTACCTTGATATGCAGGGAGAAGAAGTGATTCCACCACAATTTGATATGGCGACTGACTTTCACAATCAGAAAGCGATTGTAAGGGTCGACAAGAATACATTTGCATTAATTGACAAACAGGGAAATACACTTCATCAATATAATGGATTTTATATTGGTGAACTCAATAACAATCGTTTAGTTTATCAAAAAGAACAAGGATCTCCGTTTGGGTATTTGAATGAAAAGGGAGACGTTGCTATTAAACCGCAATTCAAAATGGGATTCCCATTTGTGGATCAGGTTGCAATCGTTGCTGTACAAGAAGGAGAAAGGCGATATCTAGGTGTTATTGACAAGCAGGGTAATTATGTTCTAAAACCAGAATATAATGACATGTTCCCACTTTATAAAAACAGGTTAGCAGTTGGTAAGGCTAGAGATCCTAAACGTCCGTACTTAGGATCTAAATATGCTATAGCAGATACATCAGGTAACATGCTAACTGACTATAAATTTAGTAATGTAACACCCTTTGAAGAAAAGTATGCATCTGCATACGATGAACAACAAACCTATTTTATAAATAAACAGGGAAAAAAAGTGTCAAGCCTTCCTGTCTTAGAAGGAACGGGTTATTTATCATTTGCAAATAGCCTAATCCTTGCTGAAATAGATAATCGAATGCTTTACCTAGACAAGGATGGAACAATAGTTTGGGAACAAAAATCTACAATCGATATTTCACAGGACGTCAGAGTTAAAGATGAGAAGTTTAAACATAGTAAAGATCATATTGTGTATTATCCTCAGTTCAAAGGAATGGACAACAAAAAGGTACAAGAAAACATGAATAATCGACTTCAAAAGCTAGGTGTTGTGAAACGAAATCAAAACCAGTTTGAAGAATATGATTATAACTATTACAGTGATTACAGCGTAATTAGTGTAAATAATGATTTGGTTGAATTAGAGTTTAATAGCTATAACTTGGTGAATGGACAACAGAGAGGTGTTCCGTTCAGATATAATGCTCATGTAGATATAGGAACTGGTAAATTTTATGAATTAAGTGATTTATTTAAGCCAGAGAGTGATTATGTCACGAAAATCAGTAAGGAGATAAAGGAACAAATCGAATTTGCAGGTGACGCGTTAGGTATTTATAAGGAAGCGTATAAAGGAATTGACTTTAATCAACCGTTCTACATTGATGGAGAAGACCTTTATATTTATTTTTATATCTACTCAATAGCGCCTAAAGATGCAGGATATCCTACCTTTAGAATACCACTTAGTAAACTTGATGACATCATCGATCATAAGGGAGACTTCTATGCAGCTCTTAAAGGCTATCGAGTTCTATAA
- a CDS encoding GNAT family N-acetyltransferase: protein MSIELNTFENLELFKERERSFLYNKEIINGLMIGLLERLEHDLEINYMAEIVKDGEPIVVILQTHPKQAIFAYADEIKSKDLKEAARLIVNDYPELPGVIGERDITLELGAYIARLRDRDSVIAMKQRIYRLDQVEQPADFSGATFKKVSMEDNDLVADFICDFFIVAGEEINKEEALKKAKQNIESGYLYGWYVDDKLVSICNSSRKTKTARTVSLVYTPKEERKKGYASNQVAAFSQLLLDEGNQTCVLYTDLKNKTSNKIYQAIGYKPVCDSILIHLK, encoded by the coding sequence ATGAGTATAGAACTGAACACGTTTGAAAATCTTGAATTATTCAAAGAACGAGAACGATCTTTTTTATACAACAAAGAGATTATTAACGGATTGATGATTGGATTATTAGAACGATTAGAACATGATTTAGAGATCAATTATATGGCAGAGATTGTAAAGGATGGAGAACCTATAGTAGTGATTCTACAAACGCATCCGAAACAAGCGATATTCGCATATGCTGACGAAATCAAAAGCAAGGACCTAAAAGAGGCAGCACGTTTAATCGTAAATGACTATCCTGAGTTACCTGGTGTAATCGGAGAACGAGACATTACATTAGAGCTAGGAGCGTATATAGCGAGGCTTAGGGACCGTGATTCTGTGATTGCTATGAAGCAACGTATTTATAGACTAGATCAAGTGGAACAACCTGCTGATTTTAGTGGTGCGACATTTAAAAAAGTAAGCATGGAAGATAACGATTTAGTTGCCGATTTTATTTGTGACTTTTTTATTGTTGCGGGTGAAGAGATAAACAAAGAAGAAGCGTTGAAAAAAGCAAAACAAAACATTGAATCAGGTTACTTATATGGATGGTATGTTGATGACAAACTCGTATCAATTTGTAATTCAAGTAGAAAAACAAAAACCGCGAGAACGGTTAGTCTGGTGTATACACCAAAAGAGGAACGTAAGAAAGGCTATGCTTCAAATCAAGTGGCGGCTTTCTCACAGCTTTTATTAGACGAGGGTAATCAAACCTGTGTACTCTATACGGATCTTAAAAATAAAACATCAAACAAAATCTATCAAGCAATCGGTTACAAACCGGTATGTGATTCAATACTGATTCATTTAAAATAG
- a CDS encoding WG repeat-containing protein — protein MEKDEFLKHLIKGYLPEGATLLVMDQPYDYKMIGSGSLDEDDVKEVVAAYEFNNHCYILILKYTDQKWNVIETIDMGEYEVSYLKVASVTSKTKSSIILGLKLNNNCSKLQIIDYTKNNTFKKLINQDIIYNEIDVYDMEGEKSTDGKVEIALWKKDEKEAYDVNIYRWSKTQLTYAIDVYKSYFKTVMKYYRDLVDREPDESIYWFYLALAYLKLDQKDHAIKSIDKALMLENPYPSESYLKSLKDMTTRRGMNRALKLYPASKRTTSGTKWGYINQDGKFVIKPIYQNTKEFDKFTGLAVVKEDSYLGLIDRFGNYVIKPKFLEINGFSEGLAIVVDEEGFKVTDETGTIITNQVYDFIGNYSEKRAVFRITSDEGEALYGYLDEQGNEVIEASYLDANDFYEERAVVKIEDNQFGLITPKNQVIERYDYNYVGPYASEDKLIFKKDKSKKYGYISTAGAIVLPATYSDANPFKDSRAIVNMSSKKNKYGVINSKGDFVIKPEYFELKNLGEGRFAVGKAIDDDQPYRGTRYAIADQDGNFLTNFTYYNVSDYKDWIATAYDVRDTFFINMSGGVMSALPIVVGSGTLDYLNQLIKAEVDYRTSYLTPRDDIIYEQNKEVPLSKRKTFVVEEKYRPNMDYLVYYPQIKGLPNHLTEQIVNERLEEESKADEAVPSDMLLNYTLYGDFEIIFNHKQLVTIVITTYKYEFGSAHGVTEQFYAHIDLKTGRFYKLGDLFKKNSDYKGKIETMIKEQVEETEQYDYVFEDADFFIKDDQIFALDQNTLTIYYKPYEIAPYVAGFPSFTVPFSDIDSIINKKGEFYKSFN, from the coding sequence ATGGAAAAAGATGAATTTTTAAAACATTTAATAAAGGGGTATTTGCCGGAGGGTGCGACCTTACTTGTAATGGATCAACCCTATGATTATAAAATGATTGGATCAGGGAGTCTTGATGAGGATGATGTGAAAGAAGTCGTAGCAGCATATGAGTTTAATAATCACTGTTATATACTTATTTTAAAATACACGGATCAAAAATGGAATGTTATAGAGACAATCGATATGGGAGAGTATGAGGTGTCTTATCTCAAAGTCGCTTCCGTAACTTCAAAAACAAAAAGCAGTATTATCTTGGGACTAAAGCTTAATAACAACTGTTCGAAACTACAAATTATTGATTATACCAAAAATAATACATTTAAGAAGTTAATCAATCAGGATATAATCTATAATGAAATAGATGTTTACGATATGGAGGGCGAGAAGTCTACTGATGGTAAGGTAGAAATTGCATTGTGGAAGAAAGATGAAAAGGAAGCTTACGATGTAAACATATATAGATGGAGTAAAACACAGTTGACTTATGCAATTGATGTTTATAAATCGTACTTTAAGACCGTAATGAAGTACTATAGAGATTTAGTTGATCGTGAACCTGATGAATCGATTTATTGGTTTTATCTAGCGTTAGCTTACTTGAAGTTAGATCAAAAAGATCATGCTATAAAGTCTATAGATAAAGCCTTGATGTTAGAGAATCCTTATCCTTCCGAGTCTTATTTGAAATCATTGAAAGATATGACAACTCGTAGAGGAATGAATAGGGCATTAAAACTATACCCGGCATCAAAACGAACCACATCGGGTACAAAGTGGGGGTATATTAATCAAGATGGAAAGTTTGTGATCAAACCAATCTATCAAAATACAAAAGAATTTGATAAATTTACAGGGCTCGCGGTTGTTAAAGAAGATTCTTATTTAGGTTTGATTGATCGATTCGGAAACTATGTGATTAAACCTAAGTTTCTAGAAATCAATGGATTTAGTGAAGGCTTAGCCATCGTAGTTGATGAAGAGGGTTTTAAGGTAACCGATGAAACCGGAACAATTATCACAAATCAGGTCTACGATTTCATCGGTAACTACAGTGAGAAGCGGGCAGTTTTTCGTATTACTAGTGATGAAGGTGAGGCCTTATATGGGTATCTTGATGAACAAGGAAACGAAGTGATTGAAGCGAGTTACTTAGATGCAAATGATTTCTATGAGGAAAGAGCAGTTGTTAAAATTGAAGATAATCAATTTGGACTTATTACACCAAAGAATCAGGTGATTGAACGCTATGATTATAATTACGTAGGCCCTTATGCTTCAGAGGATAAATTAATATTTAAAAAAGACAAATCAAAAAAGTATGGCTATATAAGCACTGCAGGAGCGATTGTTTTACCAGCAACGTACAGTGACGCTAATCCATTTAAGGACAGCCGAGCTATTGTAAACATGTCATCAAAAAAGAATAAGTATGGAGTTATTAATTCAAAAGGAGACTTTGTCATTAAGCCAGAATACTTTGAACTTAAGAATTTAGGTGAGGGGCGCTTTGCAGTAGGAAAAGCGATTGATGACGATCAGCCTTATCGTGGAACGCGTTATGCAATAGCAGATCAAGACGGCAACTTCTTGACAAACTTCACTTATTACAATGTATCAGATTATAAGGATTGGATTGCCACGGCCTACGATGTACGCGATACATTCTTTATTAATATGAGTGGTGGTGTAATGAGCGCTCTGCCAATTGTTGTGGGTAGCGGTACCTTAGACTATCTTAATCAATTAATTAAGGCAGAAGTTGATTATAGAACCTCTTATTTAACTCCAAGGGATGACATCATTTATGAGCAGAATAAAGAAGTACCATTATCCAAACGAAAAACATTTGTCGTAGAAGAGAAGTATAGACCAAATATGGACTATCTCGTATACTATCCACAAATTAAAGGGTTACCCAATCATCTAACAGAACAAATTGTGAACGAACGACTCGAAGAAGAAAGTAAGGCAGATGAAGCGGTGCCAAGCGACATGCTACTCAATTATACATTATATGGCGATTTTGAAATCATATTTAATCATAAACAATTGGTCACGATTGTAATTACGACCTATAAATATGAATTTGGTAGTGCACACGGAGTAACAGAACAGTTCTATGCCCATATAGACCTTAAAACAGGACGGTTTTATAAACTAGGGGATTTATTTAAAAAGAATAGTGACTATAAAGGTAAGATTGAAACGATGATAAAAGAACAGGTCGAAGAAACGGAACAGTATGATTATGTGTTTGAAGATGCTGACTTTTTCATTAAAGATGATCAGATATTCGCCTTAGATCAAAATACATTGACCATTTATTATAAACCTTATGAGATTGCACCGTATGTAGCAGGATTTCCTTCCTTTACAGTACCATTTAGTGACATAGATTCTATAATTAATAAGAAAGGTGAATTTTACAAATCGTTTAATTAA
- a CDS encoding GNAT family N-acetyltransferase → MANVWNGTNIRLRPVMESDLDGYFNVKNVDTDIQRLAGSVSFPLRQSQMESFIERVTSKDGSDDVFYFIIEDKDGNVVGDLNTSDCNRRSGTFKYGLAINKEYWSKGFGSEAVQMVLNYYFNELRYQKVTVSVYSFNEQSCGFHKKLGFKEEGLLRRMAYVNGKYHDEVILGMTAEEFNALK, encoded by the coding sequence ATGGCGAATGTATGGAATGGAACGAACATACGGTTACGTCCTGTTATGGAAAGTGACTTAGATGGATACTTCAATGTAAAGAATGTGGACACGGATATACAACGGTTAGCAGGTAGCGTTTCGTTTCCGTTAAGACAAAGTCAGATGGAATCGTTCATTGAACGTGTTACAAGTAAAGATGGCTCGGATGATGTCTTTTATTTCATAATCGAAGACAAAGACGGGAACGTAGTCGGTGATTTGAATACGTCTGATTGTAATAGGCGAAGTGGAACTTTTAAATATGGATTAGCAATTAATAAAGAATACTGGAGTAAGGGATTCGGTAGCGAGGCTGTTCAGATGGTTTTAAATTATTATTTTAATGAGCTTCGTTATCAAAAGGTAACGGTGTCTGTATACTCATTCAATGAACAGTCATGCGGATTTCATAAAAAGCTAGGATTCAAAGAAGAAGGCCTTCTTAGACGCATGGCATATGTAAATGGAAAATATCATGATGAAGTTATTCTAGGTATGACGGCTGAGGAGTTTAATGCGTTAAAGTGA
- a CDS encoding pirin family protein, whose translation MLRKIDHKLMGNNDLGWLKTLYHFSFANYYNPANMNFGVLRVLNDDMIEAQTGFDTHPHNDMEIITYVIDGELTHQDSMGNSQAITRGHVQYMSAGTGVYHSEHNMANEPLRLIQLWIHPDRKGHKPNYGDFRFKFDERKNNWLHMVSPKSGDAPIKINQDANIYSLSLEQGKDIDFKVENGRQAYMVLLEGVCNGNETLLDARDALEIVEESVTIQAKEDTHILLIEMSI comes from the coding sequence ATGTTAAGAAAAATTGATCATAAATTAATGGGAAACAATGATTTAGGTTGGTTAAAAACATTATACCATTTTTCCTTTGCGAATTACTACAATCCTGCTAATATGAATTTCGGTGTGTTACGAGTTCTAAATGATGACATGATCGAAGCACAAACAGGATTCGATACGCATCCTCATAACGATATGGAAATTATCACATATGTCATTGATGGAGAACTTACCCATCAAGATAGCATGGGAAACAGTCAAGCGATTACACGAGGTCATGTTCAATATATGAGTGCAGGAACAGGTGTCTACCACAGTGAGCACAATATGGCAAACGAACCACTTCGGTTAATCCAGTTGTGGATTCATCCAGATCGTAAAGGTCATAAACCGAATTATGGGGATTTTCGCTTTAAGTTTGATGAGCGTAAAAATAATTGGCTACATATGGTATCACCAAAATCTGGTGATGCACCCATTAAGATTAATCAAGATGCAAACATCTACTCATTATCACTAGAACAAGGTAAAGACATTGACTTTAAAGTAGAAAACGGTCGACAGGCTTATATGGTCTTACTTGAGGGAGTTTGCAATGGAAATGAAACCCTACTAGATGCGCGTGATGCACTTGAAATTGTAGAAGAATCCGTTACAATTCAAGCAAAGGAAGACACGCATATACTACTGATTGAAATGAGTATATAA
- a CDS encoding metallophosphoesterase: protein MKYFSVSDIHGCYKELREALSEAGFDPNNKNHKLIVCGDLFDRGDEHVNVYYYLKELVNKDRAIVIKGNHELFFKDLIYGEERSHRSINFNIKHNGFGKTLSDFTGIPEAELTQYSITELATAFNKRHPGFLNWIHELQFYYETESYVFTHAGIDIDTDDWKTGNWEKQVWQDLRIYQHFNLHDVGFDKKLVMGHYPTHHFDANNEIYKHPDHQKIFIDGGCVYFEESTINVLILDDCEMDTR, encoded by the coding sequence ATGAAGTATTTTAGTGTTAGTGACATTCATGGGTGTTACAAGGAACTGAGAGAAGCACTAAGTGAAGCGGGATTTGATCCAAATAATAAGAATCATAAACTTATTGTCTGTGGTGATTTGTTTGATCGCGGTGATGAGCATGTGAATGTGTACTACTATTTAAAGGAGCTAGTTAATAAAGACAGGGCTATTGTCATAAAGGGAAACCACGAATTATTTTTTAAGGATCTTATATATGGTGAAGAGCGTAGTCATCGAAGTATAAACTTTAATATAAAGCACAATGGGTTTGGAAAGACGCTCAGTGATTTTACAGGGATTCCTGAGGCTGAACTGACTCAGTACTCTATAACGGAACTTGCTACTGCATTCAATAAAAGACATCCTGGATTCCTAAATTGGATTCACGAACTCCAATTCTATTATGAAACCGAGAGTTATGTGTTTACTCATGCAGGAATAGACATCGACACGGACGACTGGAAAACAGGTAATTGGGAGAAACAGGTTTGGCAGGATTTAAGGATTTATCAGCATTTTAACTTACATGACGTTGGTTTCGATAAGAAACTTGTAATGGGTCATTATCCTACTCATCACTTTGATGCGAACAATGAAATTTATAAACATCCAGATCATCAAAAAATTTTTATAGACGGTGGATGTGTGTATTTTGAGGAAAGTACGATTAACGTTTTAATACTAGACGATTGTGAAATGGATACGAGGTGA